In a single window of the Prinia subflava isolate CZ2003 ecotype Zambia chromosome 3, Cam_Psub_1.2, whole genome shotgun sequence genome:
- the KCNRG gene encoding potassium channel regulatory protein has translation MSSREVIVLSVGGVRFVTRASTLQQFPESRLPRMVNDDDWEFKLVNGEFFVDRDGALFSYIMDFLRTLQVSLPADFSDYQRLQREAEFYGLYPLADLLSQEHLLKPRLEILEVRFSLQEMQTFFRIFGSCSTTIEALAEQITVFTGQQSGQGWKSSFPSQKPLVPLPLERPSHHDMVFLCGTEYCAGDQFVARYVSIKPDNRKLINGTNVLGLLFDTLLKDGFHLISTRTVASEEKVECYTFERMKRAPGLAIMVNQAPGSSGVAQARRSQVQKGK, from the exons ATGAGTAGTCGAGAGGTGATCGTTCTGAGTGTGGGAGGTGTGAGATTCGTGACCCGGGCTTCTACCTTGCAGCAGTTCCCCGAGTCCAGGCTGCCTCGGATGGTGAACGACGATGACTGGGAGTTTAAACTGGTGAATGGAGAGTTTTTTGTGGACAGAGATGGAGCTCTGTTTAGTTACATCATGGACTTCTTGAGGACTCTCCAGGTATCCTTACCAGCTGATTTCTCAGACTatcagaggctgcagagagaagcagaattCTATGGACTCTACCCCCTGGCCGACCTCCTGAGCCAAGAGCATTTGCTGAAGCCGAGGCTGGAGATCTTGGAAGTGCGTTTTTCTCTCCAAGAAATGCAGACTTTTTTCCGGATCTttggctcctgcagcaccaccaTTGAGGCACTAGCTGAGCAGATCACTGTGTTTACAGGGCAGCAgtcaggacagggctggaagagctcttttccttctcagaaaCCACTCGTTCCACTTCCTTTGGAAAGACCCTCTCATCATGATATGGTTTTTCTGTGTGGTACTGAGTATTGTGCTGGTGACCAGTTTGTGGCCAG gTATGTTTCCATAAAGCCTGATAATAGAAAGCTGATTAACGGTACTAATGTGCTAGGCCTGCTGTTTGACACTTTACTCAAAGATGGATTTCACCTCATAAGCACCAGGACAGTCGCCAGTGAAGAGAAGGTTGAATGCTACACTTTTGAAAGGATGAAGAGGGCACCAGGCCTTGCCATCATGGTGAACCAAGCcccagggagctctggggtAGCACAGGCAAGGAGAAGCCAAGTGCAGAAAGGGAAATGA
- the TRIM13 gene encoding E3 ubiquitin-protein ligase TRIM13 isoform X2, whose protein sequence is MMELLEEDLTCPICCSLFDDPRVLPCSHNFCRKCLEGILEGNVRNVLWRPSPFKCPTCRKETPVTGVNSLQVNYSLKGIVEKYNKIKITPKMPVCKVHSGQPLNIFCRTDMQLICGVCATRGDHTKHVFCSIEEAYSQEKRAFETLFQGFETWRCGDALSRLDTLETSKRKALQMLTKDSDKVKEFFEKLQHTLEQKRNEILSDFETMKLAVMQAYDPEINKLNTILQEQRMAFNIAEAFKDVSEPIIFLQQMQEFREKIKVLKETPLPCSTVDISPTMKSFDTSQWNGIKLVDVDKLSLPQESNTFKFGIPSVFSRRFIVNSLIFLLILAVTRMSFVESVIDNLQCWKSQFLTICLSYLADTVEIADHAVFYWEQMTDGASLLREKCKNYTLVVLDNVAQFVCKYKLL, encoded by the coding sequence ATGATGGAGCTCCTAGAGGAAGATCTGACCTGTCCCATTTGCTGTAGCCTGTTTGATGATCCTCGAGTCCTGCCCTGTTCACACAATTTCTGCAGAAAGTGTCTGGAAGGAATTCTTGAGGGAAACGTGCGGAATGTGCTTTGGAGGCCATCCCCTTTCAAGTGCCCCACATGCAGGAAGGAGACTCCTGTCACTGGAGTCAACAGCTTGCAGGTCAACTATTCCCTGAAAGGTATCGTGGAGAAGtacaacaaaatcaaaataactCCAAAAATGCCTGTGTGCAAAGTGCACAGTGGACAACCCCTGAACATTTTTTGCCGGACAGACATGCAGCTGATCTGTGGGGTTTGTGCCACCCGTGGTGACCACACAAAGcatgttttctgttccattGAAGAAGCTTATTCCCAGGAGAAGCGGGCTTTTGAAACCTTGTTTCAGGGTTTTGAAACTTGGCGTTGTGGAGATGCCCTCTCAAGGCTGGATACCTTAGAGACCAGTAAGAGGAAAGCTCTGCAGATGCTGACAAAAGATTCTGACAAAGTGAAGGAGTTCTTTGAGAAGCTGCAGCACACACTGGAGCAGAAGCGAAATGAGATTCTGTCTGACTTTGAGACCATGAAGCTTGCAGTGATGCAGGCCTACGATCCAGAAATCAATAAGCTGAACACGATTCTGCAAGAGCAGCGGATGGCTTTTAACATTGCAGAGGCCTTCAAAGATGTGTCTGAACCCATCATATTTCTGCAACAGATGCAGGAGTTCAGGGAAAAAATCAAGGTGCTCAAAGAAACCCCATTACCTTGTTCCACTGTGGACATCAGTCCCACAATGAAGAGCTTTGATACCAGCCAGTGGAATGGAATAAAACTTGTTGATGTGGACAAACTTTCCTTGCCTCAGGAAAGCAACACTTTTAAATTCGGGATTCCCTCAGTCTTTTCACGCAGATTTATAGTGAACTCTCTTATTTTCTTGCTCATTCTTGCTGTCACCAGAATGTCCTTTGTGGAGTCAGTGATTGACAATCTCCAGTGCTGGAAATCTCAGTTCCTTACAATTTGCTTGTCCTATTTGGCAGATACCGTGGAGATAGCAGATCATGCAGTCTTTTACTGGGAACAGATGACAGATGGAGCTTCACTTTTAAGAGAAAAGTGTAAAAACTACACGTTGGTTGTACTGGATAACGTTGCACAATTTGTGTGCAAATATAAACTGTTGTGA
- the TRIM13 gene encoding E3 ubiquitin-protein ligase TRIM13 isoform X1, with the protein MAPAGRGRAAGRERRTRKAGGGQGRERRRAVRVTQGAGAPPAPGSPRPRPAMDMMELLEEDLTCPICCSLFDDPRVLPCSHNFCRKCLEGILEGNVRNVLWRPSPFKCPTCRKETPVTGVNSLQVNYSLKGIVEKYNKIKITPKMPVCKVHSGQPLNIFCRTDMQLICGVCATRGDHTKHVFCSIEEAYSQEKRAFETLFQGFETWRCGDALSRLDTLETSKRKALQMLTKDSDKVKEFFEKLQHTLEQKRNEILSDFETMKLAVMQAYDPEINKLNTILQEQRMAFNIAEAFKDVSEPIIFLQQMQEFREKIKVLKETPLPCSTVDISPTMKSFDTSQWNGIKLVDVDKLSLPQESNTFKFGIPSVFSRRFIVNSLIFLLILAVTRMSFVESVIDNLQCWKSQFLTICLSYLADTVEIADHAVFYWEQMTDGASLLREKCKNYTLVVLDNVAQFVCKYKLL; encoded by the exons ATGGCtccggcgggccggggccgggcggcggggcgggaaCGGCGGACCCGGAAGGCGGGCGGCGGCcaggggcgggagcggcggcgaGCGGTGCGAGTGACCCAGGGGGCCGGTGCCCCGCCTGCCCCGGgctccccgcggccccggcctGCCATG GATATGATGGAGCTCCTAGAGGAAGATCTGACCTGTCCCATTTGCTGTAGCCTGTTTGATGATCCTCGAGTCCTGCCCTGTTCACACAATTTCTGCAGAAAGTGTCTGGAAGGAATTCTTGAGGGAAACGTGCGGAATGTGCTTTGGAGGCCATCCCCTTTCAAGTGCCCCACATGCAGGAAGGAGACTCCTGTCACTGGAGTCAACAGCTTGCAGGTCAACTATTCCCTGAAAGGTATCGTGGAGAAGtacaacaaaatcaaaataactCCAAAAATGCCTGTGTGCAAAGTGCACAGTGGACAACCCCTGAACATTTTTTGCCGGACAGACATGCAGCTGATCTGTGGGGTTTGTGCCACCCGTGGTGACCACACAAAGcatgttttctgttccattGAAGAAGCTTATTCCCAGGAGAAGCGGGCTTTTGAAACCTTGTTTCAGGGTTTTGAAACTTGGCGTTGTGGAGATGCCCTCTCAAGGCTGGATACCTTAGAGACCAGTAAGAGGAAAGCTCTGCAGATGCTGACAAAAGATTCTGACAAAGTGAAGGAGTTCTTTGAGAAGCTGCAGCACACACTGGAGCAGAAGCGAAATGAGATTCTGTCTGACTTTGAGACCATGAAGCTTGCAGTGATGCAGGCCTACGATCCAGAAATCAATAAGCTGAACACGATTCTGCAAGAGCAGCGGATGGCTTTTAACATTGCAGAGGCCTTCAAAGATGTGTCTGAACCCATCATATTTCTGCAACAGATGCAGGAGTTCAGGGAAAAAATCAAGGTGCTCAAAGAAACCCCATTACCTTGTTCCACTGTGGACATCAGTCCCACAATGAAGAGCTTTGATACCAGCCAGTGGAATGGAATAAAACTTGTTGATGTGGACAAACTTTCCTTGCCTCAGGAAAGCAACACTTTTAAATTCGGGATTCCCTCAGTCTTTTCACGCAGATTTATAGTGAACTCTCTTATTTTCTTGCTCATTCTTGCTGTCACCAGAATGTCCTTTGTGGAGTCAGTGATTGACAATCTCCAGTGCTGGAAATCTCAGTTCCTTACAATTTGCTTGTCCTATTTGGCAGATACCGTGGAGATAGCAGATCATGCAGTCTTTTACTGGGAACAGATGACAGATGGAGCTTCACTTTTAAGAGAAAAGTGTAAAAACTACACGTTGGTTGTACTGGATAACGTTGCACAATTTGTGTGCAAATATAAACTGTTGTGA